The following are encoded in a window of Sinomonas cyclohexanicum genomic DNA:
- a CDS encoding MFS transporter has translation MKQSTKSAIASFLGAMLEYYDMSIYASASALVFSKLFFPASGESALLLSLATFGVAYVARPLGGLLLGHFGDTFGRRNVLVFTLVMMGGATFAIGCLPTYSQAGLLAPVLLVVMRLIQGVSVGGEAAGASTLTLEHAPANRRGFFTSWTMNGIWLGYILASLMFLWVASLPADQLLSWGWRVPFWSSFLIVVVGFLVRRTLEEPEAFAEQKSSNARSKLPVKELLRTHGTDVVRVVFSSLLVVSSSTVPVWGLSWGVNTIGISASTMMWVVIFGYAVALVLQPLFALLSDKIGRKPVFIFGNLGGAASCFLFFHAVAQKDVGLMMLGIFLSISLFFSATNAIYPVFFTEMFNVRVRFSGMAIGLQLGIVLAGFAPALVTLWVSEAGSWLPAAWLTATCCIVAAVSAMTARETFRTPLHQLGRPMD, from the coding sequence ATGAAGCAGAGCACCAAGTCGGCCATCGCCAGTTTCCTCGGCGCCATGCTCGAGTACTACGACATGTCGATCTACGCATCGGCCTCCGCGCTCGTCTTCAGCAAGCTCTTCTTCCCGGCCTCAGGAGAATCGGCGCTCCTGCTCTCCTTGGCCACGTTCGGCGTCGCCTACGTCGCCCGGCCCCTCGGAGGGCTGCTCCTCGGACACTTCGGCGACACGTTCGGCCGCCGCAACGTTCTCGTGTTCACACTCGTGATGATGGGGGGCGCGACGTTCGCGATCGGCTGCCTGCCCACGTACTCCCAGGCTGGGCTCCTGGCTCCGGTCCTGCTCGTCGTCATGCGGCTGATCCAAGGCGTCTCCGTTGGCGGCGAGGCGGCAGGCGCATCGACGCTGACGCTTGAGCATGCTCCCGCCAACAGGCGCGGATTCTTCACGTCCTGGACGATGAATGGCATCTGGCTCGGCTACATCCTCGCCTCCCTCATGTTCCTCTGGGTCGCGAGCCTGCCCGCCGACCAGCTGCTCTCCTGGGGCTGGCGCGTGCCGTTCTGGTCGAGCTTCCTCATCGTCGTTGTCGGCTTCCTCGTGCGGCGCACCCTCGAGGAGCCCGAGGCGTTCGCCGAGCAGAAGTCGAGCAACGCCCGGAGCAAGCTCCCCGTCAAGGAACTCCTCCGCACGCACGGGACCGACGTCGTGCGGGTCGTCTTCTCCTCGCTGCTCGTCGTCAGCTCGAGCACGGTGCCGGTCTGGGGCCTCTCATGGGGCGTCAACACGATCGGCATCAGCGCGAGCACCATGATGTGGGTCGTCATCTTCGGCTACGCCGTGGCCCTGGTCCTCCAACCGCTGTTCGCGCTGCTCTCGGACAAGATCGGCCGCAAACCGGTGTTCATCTTCGGCAACCTCGGTGGTGCGGCCTCCTGCTTCCTGTTCTTCCACGCCGTGGCCCAGAAGGACGTGGGGCTGATGATGCTCGGGATCTTCCTCTCGATCTCCCTGTTCTTCAGCGCCACGAACGCCATCTACCCGGTGTTCTTCACCGAGATGTTCAACGTCCGGGTGCGGTTCAGCGGCATGGCCATCGGCCTCCAGCTCGGCATCGTCCTCGCCGGCTTCGCTCCCGCGCTCGTCACCCTGTGGGTCAGCGAGGCCGGATCGTGGCTGCCCGCGGCATGGCTCACCGCAACCTGTTGCATCGTCGCGGCGGTCTCCGCAATGACGGCCCGCGAGACCTTCCGCACGCCCCTCCACCAGCTCGGACGGCCCATGGACTGA
- a CDS encoding IclR family transcriptional regulator produces MANSLEKALSILDLISEDKPTCTPEEVAEVLGVSRTSSYRYLKVLSDAGLLAGRLDGDYGLGSRILELDRTMRLTDPLFLRAQAVMGELSDRFGENLLLNSYYGRTMVCVAQFWVNAQATNYSRGQRLSLYRGAASKAILAHFPAHRLRVMYRRDAAEIEESGMGMTWDQFRRYLKQIRDAGFASSASEVDPGVAGIAAPIFDGDGSVLGSLAWAVPTSRVEEKRAELTAEVIHAAQAISAGGNGPR; encoded by the coding sequence TTGGCCAACAGCCTTGAGAAGGCGCTGAGCATCTTGGACCTCATCTCCGAGGACAAGCCGACATGCACGCCCGAGGAGGTTGCCGAGGTGCTCGGCGTCTCGCGGACGTCGAGCTATCGATACCTCAAGGTGCTCTCAGATGCCGGGCTCTTGGCCGGTCGCTTGGACGGGGACTATGGACTCGGGAGCCGGATTCTCGAACTGGACAGGACGATGCGGCTCACCGACCCGCTCTTCCTCCGTGCCCAGGCGGTGATGGGGGAGCTCTCAGACCGCTTCGGCGAGAATCTGCTGCTGAACAGCTACTACGGCCGGACGATGGTCTGCGTCGCGCAGTTCTGGGTGAACGCGCAGGCGACCAACTACAGCAGGGGCCAACGGCTCAGTTTGTACCGGGGCGCGGCGAGCAAGGCGATCCTTGCCCACTTCCCGGCGCACCGGCTGCGCGTGATGTACAGACGCGATGCGGCCGAGATCGAGGAATCTGGCATGGGAATGACGTGGGATCAGTTCCGCAGGTACCTCAAGCAGATCCGCGACGCGGGATTCGCCTCGTCTGCCTCCGAAGTCGACCCCGGGGTGGCGGGCATCGCCGCCCCCATCTTCGACGGCGATGGCTCGGTGCTGGGCAGCCTCGCGTGGGCCGTGCCGACTTCGCGGGTGGAAGAGAAGCGTGCCGAGCTTACGGCAGAGGTTATCCATGCGGCGCAGGCCATTTCCGCTGGGGGGAATGGCCCTCGGTGA
- a CDS encoding MBL fold metallo-hydrolase: MLQQVAEDVFVHTSEFLQSNSVIVQGREGVLLVDPGITREEMAAIAQDLHEKGQPVVVGFSTHPHWDHVLWHTAFGDAARYGTARCADSIREVVSQPGWEARVAGVMPPGLADDIPMDLLGLVTGLPAGTAHVPWDGPPVRILEHQAHAQGHAALVVEEQGVLIAGDMLSDILMPFLNVNASDPLEDYRAALDLLERAAADVDTVIPGHGSVGGAEELRARLDLDRAYVRALLDGSGVDDPRLGPSAPLAWLTDVHRRQVQALAENSA; this comes from the coding sequence GTGCTGCAGCAGGTCGCTGAGGACGTCTTCGTCCACACGAGCGAATTCCTCCAGAGCAATTCGGTGATCGTGCAGGGCCGGGAGGGCGTCCTGCTCGTCGACCCCGGCATCACCCGGGAGGAGATGGCAGCCATCGCTCAGGATCTCCATGAAAAGGGCCAGCCCGTCGTCGTCGGATTCTCCACCCACCCCCACTGGGATCACGTCCTCTGGCACACGGCCTTCGGGGACGCAGCCCGCTACGGCACGGCGCGCTGCGCGGACTCGATCCGGGAAGTGGTGTCCCAGCCGGGCTGGGAGGCCCGGGTTGCAGGAGTCATGCCGCCCGGGCTCGCCGACGACATTCCGATGGACCTGCTGGGCCTCGTGACGGGCCTGCCCGCGGGCACAGCGCACGTCCCCTGGGACGGACCCCCGGTCCGGATTCTCGAGCATCAGGCCCATGCGCAGGGACACGCCGCCCTCGTAGTCGAAGAGCAGGGCGTCCTGATCGCCGGCGACATGCTCTCTGACATCCTCATGCCGTTCCTCAATGTGAACGCCAGCGACCCGCTCGAGGACTACCGTGCCGCGCTTGACCTCCTGGAACGTGCAGCGGCCGACGTCGATACCGTGATCCCCGGCCATGGGTCCGTTGGCGGCGCCGAGGAGCTGCGGGCACGGCTCGACCTGGACCGCGCCTATGTGCGGGCCCTCCTCGATGGAAGCGGCGTCGACGATCCGAGGCTCGGCCCCTCCGCTCCGCTGGCTTGGCTGACCGATGTGCATCGGCGGCAGGTGCAGGCGCTTGCGGAGAATTCGGCGTGA
- a CDS encoding Ltp family lipoprotein: MSTNQIPSQPDQPSQLSDPLAKPRKRPFWKKKRFIIPAAAVILIVAASSVGNSKGGEPTANVTTVTSSPSSKASTEAVKAPSVSAPTPAATNTVPPAPTPPPAPKVPAEYSSALKKAASYSQVMHMSKAGIYDQLTSEYGEKFSAEAAQYAVDNLKADYSANALAKAKSYQTTMNMSPAGIYDQLVSQYGEKFTPAEAQWAVDHLAG, translated from the coding sequence ATGAGCACCAACCAGATCCCGTCCCAGCCGGATCAGCCGTCGCAGCTGTCGGACCCGCTGGCCAAGCCGCGCAAGCGGCCGTTCTGGAAGAAGAAGCGCTTCATCATCCCGGCCGCGGCCGTGATCCTGATCGTGGCAGCATCCAGCGTCGGGAACAGCAAGGGCGGCGAGCCGACGGCGAACGTCACGACCGTCACCAGCTCGCCCTCCTCAAAGGCCAGCACAGAGGCGGTCAAGGCGCCGTCCGTGTCTGCGCCGACGCCGGCGGCGACCAACACGGTCCCCCCGGCTCCGACGCCGCCCCCTGCTCCCAAGGTCCCCGCCGAGTACAGCTCAGCGCTGAAGAAGGCGGCGTCCTATTCGCAGGTGATGCACATGAGCAAGGCCGGAATCTACGATCAGCTCACCTCTGAGTACGGGGAGAAGTTCTCCGCAGAGGCTGCGCAGTACGCGGTCGACAACCTGAAGGCCGATTACAGCGCCAATGCTCTGGCGAAGGCCAAGAGCTACCAGACGACGATGAACATGTCGCCCGCCGGCATCTACGACCAGCTGGTCAGCCAGTACGGGGAGAAGTTCACCCCTGCGGAAGCGCAGTGGGCGGTCGATCACCTCGCTGGATAG
- a CDS encoding exonuclease domain-containing protein encodes MFTDTFSVLDVETTGLGRYDRIAEIAVVTVDHTGKQLDRWETLVNPERDLGPQHIHGIRAEEIRRAPTFFEIADELEFRLSGNILVAHNLSFDGRFLVQEFTRLGRGLPQAFIDGGMCTMSAARAYLPGSRRGLRDCCDAFSIELHDAHCAGADAEATATLLGRYIELDARPWHSALETAAAVNWFTVPPRIARVAYRKPAGWQEPHFLERLTAVLPPSAGPVEHDQYLALLDRALLDRYLSASEKDELISLAADLGIDRSTAHRLHGDYFDAVVDAAWADGVVTEAERADLTLLAGLLGMDDGALAAAFEPRLPRQSPGRVAPTLAPAVRHGDLVCLTGDMRSPREEIAARLERMGIRVHPGVTKKVKLLVAADADSLSGKARKARDYGIPVVTEEYLFTTLLQGMN; translated from the coding sequence ATGTTCACTGACACCTTCTCCGTTCTCGACGTCGAGACCACGGGGCTCGGCCGCTACGACCGCATCGCAGAGATCGCCGTCGTGACCGTAGACCACACGGGCAAGCAGCTCGACCGGTGGGAGACCCTCGTCAATCCGGAGCGAGACCTTGGCCCGCAGCACATCCACGGGATCCGGGCGGAGGAGATCCGCAGGGCGCCGACGTTCTTCGAGATCGCCGACGAGCTCGAGTTCCGTCTCTCCGGTAACATCCTCGTGGCGCACAACCTCTCCTTCGACGGCCGGTTCCTGGTTCAGGAGTTCACGCGGCTCGGACGCGGACTGCCACAGGCGTTCATTGACGGAGGCATGTGCACGATGTCCGCCGCGCGGGCGTACCTGCCGGGCTCCCGCCGCGGGTTGCGCGACTGCTGCGACGCGTTCAGCATCGAGCTCCACGACGCGCACTGCGCCGGGGCTGACGCCGAGGCGACGGCGACCCTCCTTGGTCGGTACATCGAACTGGACGCACGGCCCTGGCATTCGGCGCTCGAGACCGCGGCCGCCGTCAATTGGTTCACCGTCCCTCCGCGCATCGCCCGTGTCGCGTACCGCAAGCCGGCCGGCTGGCAGGAGCCGCACTTCCTGGAGCGGCTCACGGCCGTCCTTCCGCCCTCGGCCGGTCCTGTGGAGCACGACCAGTACCTCGCCCTACTCGACCGGGCGCTTCTGGACCGGTACCTCTCTGCCAGCGAGAAGGATGAGCTCATCTCGCTCGCGGCCGATCTCGGCATCGACCGGTCCACGGCGCACCGCCTGCATGGCGACTACTTCGACGCCGTCGTGGACGCGGCATGGGCGGACGGGGTCGTCACCGAGGCGGAGCGTGCGGACCTGACCCTCCTCGCGGGGCTGCTCGGGATGGACGACGGCGCGCTGGCGGCGGCGTTCGAGCCGCGCCTTCCGCGGCAGTCGCCCGGGCGGGTCGCGCCGACTCTGGCGCCCGCCGTCCGGCACGGGGACCTGGTGTGCCTGACCGGAGACATGCGCTCGCCGCGGGAGGAGATCGCGGCCCGGCTCGAGCGCATGGGCATCCGGGTCCACCCTGGGGTGACCAAGAAGGTCAAGCTCCTCGTCGCGGCCGATGCGGACAGTCTGTCAGGCAAGGCCCGGAAGGCCCGGGACTACGGGATTCCTGTAGTGACCGAGGAGTACCTGTTCACCACGCTGCTCCAAGGCATGAACTAA
- a CDS encoding HTH domain-containing protein: MLLHDAMTEVLQDAGRPLTTREIADAINELGLYTRGDLQPLPASQVGARAKNYPWLFTKADGRISLAG, translated from the coding sequence ATGCTCCTGCACGACGCAATGACCGAGGTCCTCCAAGACGCCGGCAGACCGCTCACCACACGCGAGATCGCCGACGCAATCAACGAGCTTGGCCTCTACACGCGAGGCGATCTCCAGCCCCTCCCTGCGAGTCAGGTCGGCGCCCGAGCTAAGAACTATCCGTGGCTATTCACAAAGGCAGACGGCCGGATCTCTCTGGCTGGTTAG
- a CDS encoding HepT-like ribonuclease domain-containing protein: MDPQVSWRVMKATRNLVAHRYDQADHEILWAARGRQPPIEAERVLTSLDA; this comes from the coding sequence ATCGATCCGCAGGTCTCATGGCGGGTCATGAAGGCAACCCGCAATCTGGTCGCACACCGCTACGATCAGGCCGATCACGAAATCCTCTGGGCCGCCCGGGGCCGCCAGCCGCCGATTGAAGCAGAACGCGTCCTGACTTCGTTGGACGCGTAG
- a CDS encoding type II toxin-antitoxin system RelE/ParE family toxin: MKQYRLTPAAVQDLSSIWDYTADRWGPGQAEMYVGELRNAIERVADRPDRGRPCDEIRAGYRRYAIGSHLIFYLETDTTVDVIRILHQRMDPTRHF; the protein is encoded by the coding sequence GTGAAGCAGTACCGGCTCACGCCGGCCGCGGTACAGGACCTCTCATCCATCTGGGACTACACAGCCGACCGCTGGGGTCCCGGCCAGGCCGAGATGTACGTGGGAGAGCTGCGCAACGCGATCGAACGGGTCGCGGACCGCCCCGATCGTGGCCGCCCCTGCGACGAAATCCGTGCCGGGTACCGGCGCTACGCGATCGGCAGCCACCTGATCTTCTACCTCGAGACCGATACAACGGTCGACGTGATCCGCATCCTGCACCAGCGCATGGACCCTACCCGGCACTTCTAG
- a CDS encoding type II toxin-antitoxin system ParD family antitoxin, protein MARNTSISLDAHFSAFLAREVATGRYGSASEVVRAGLRLLEDQEARLSALRSALSAGEASGEPEPFDFDAFVAEKRR, encoded by the coding sequence ATGGCGCGCAATACGTCGATCAGCCTGGATGCCCACTTCTCCGCTTTCCTCGCCCGCGAGGTCGCGACGGGCCGCTACGGGTCCGCGAGCGAGGTCGTGCGTGCCGGCCTCCGGCTTCTGGAGGATCAGGAGGCCCGGCTCTCCGCGCTGCGCTCAGCCCTGAGTGCGGGCGAGGCCAGCGGCGAGCCGGAGCCCTTCGACTTCGACGCGTTCGTGGCCGAGAAGCGCCGGTGA
- a CDS encoding DUF2726 domain-containing protein: MSVFDLLYSSFAARLRPLAARVAGHLGQRSEDIAWTVLHGILEEEPYRGLKAVPQVLLRHLVPSGAGLSADQAGFVRRASSLDIVVYNRLTRAPVLAIEVDGFAFHDDNPVQLARDGLKDGVLAAIGLPLLRLSTTGSGEEERIRNALDAAFAVMHDGAR; encoded by the coding sequence GTGTCTGTATTCGACCTGCTCTACAGCAGCTTCGCCGCGCGCCTCCGGCCGCTCGCGGCCCGGGTGGCAGGGCATCTCGGGCAACGGTCGGAGGACATCGCCTGGACGGTGCTGCACGGCATCCTCGAGGAGGAGCCGTACCGGGGACTCAAGGCGGTTCCCCAGGTGCTCCTGCGCCACCTCGTACCCAGCGGCGCCGGGCTAAGCGCTGATCAGGCGGGATTCGTGCGCCGGGCGTCCTCGCTCGACATCGTGGTCTACAACCGGCTCACCCGTGCCCCGGTCCTGGCGATTGAGGTGGACGGTTTCGCGTTCCACGACGACAATCCCGTCCAGCTGGCGAGGGACGGGCTCAAGGACGGGGTCCTGGCCGCGATCGGGCTGCCCCTGCTGCGGCTCTCCACGACCGGCAGCGGCGAGGAGGAACGGATCAGGAATGCGCTGGATGCCGCGTTCGCCGTGATGCACGACGGCGCGCGGTAG